The Corynebacterium tuberculostearicum genome window below encodes:
- a CDS encoding spermidine synthase: MGRKRASTDPGITGTYDISTGTAEVVPDEFRDGAYILNVNGVPSSHIVLGEPEELEFEYMRWIAAAVEHLNSRPANKLRVTHLGGAGCSLPRYFASKLPGSRHTVVELDTKLGELVRTLFDVPRSPTVKIRAGEARTETEGFLSSSRDIIIRDVFAGDKTPANLTTVEFFQAAKQSLAPGGLYVANCGDHSDLQLAKSELAGLDRVFDHLAVIADPPMLKGRRYGNIILVASDTEMPAEGSVEAAQLAKTLLGGAVPAHYKDEAWTRAFFTGATAVRD, translated from the coding sequence ATGGGCAGAAAGCGAGCTTCCACTGATCCGGGAATTACCGGCACCTACGATATTTCTACCGGCACAGCCGAGGTTGTGCCGGATGAGTTTCGCGACGGCGCCTATATTCTCAACGTTAATGGCGTGCCGAGCAGCCACATTGTGCTCGGTGAGCCGGAGGAGCTGGAGTTTGAGTATATGCGCTGGATTGCGGCAGCGGTAGAGCACCTCAATTCTCGGCCCGCGAATAAGCTTCGCGTGACCCATCTAGGCGGCGCGGGATGCTCCCTTCCGCGCTACTTCGCCAGCAAGCTTCCAGGCAGCCGCCACACGGTGGTCGAACTCGACACCAAGTTGGGCGAGTTGGTGCGTACGCTTTTCGACGTCCCCCGTTCCCCCACCGTCAAAATCCGTGCCGGCGAGGCCCGCACAGAAACCGAGGGGTTCCTTTCGTCCAGCCGCGACATCATCATCCGCGATGTCTTTGCTGGCGACAAGACACCAGCCAACCTCACCACCGTGGAATTCTTTCAAGCTGCAAAGCAGTCGCTGGCGCCGGGTGGTCTCTACGTAGCCAACTGCGGCGACCATTCCGATCTACAGCTGGCAAAGAGCGAGCTGGCGGGCCTCGATCGAGTATTTGACCACCTCGCCGTCATCGCGGACCCACCGATGCTCAAGGGGCGGCGCTACGGGAACATCATCCTGGTAGCCTCAGATACAGAAATGCCAGCCGAGGGCTCCGTCGAAGCCGCCCAGCTGGCAAAGACACTCCTTGGCGGGGCCGTGCCCGCCCATTACAAAGACGAGGCCTGGACCCGCGCGTTTTTCACCGGTGCTACTGCAGTACGCGATTAA
- the mnmA gene encoding tRNA 2-thiouridine(34) synthase MnmA — protein sequence MRVLVAMSGGVDSSVAAARAVEAGHEVIGVHLALHKDAQQTREKARGCCSLEDSADARRICDKLGIPFYVWDFSEEFKEEVITDFVDSYARGETPNPCLRCNEKIKFRALLQKGMALGFDAVATGHYATIDEDGYMRRSLDEKKDQSYVLGVISAEELEHCFFPIGDTPKPQIREEAAAHGFSTAKKPDSYDICFIPDGNTQAFLGARIGLRPGMIVDQEGTELKEHDGAWNYTIGQRKGLDIKAPAADGRPRYVTDIDAATGTVTVGAREDLAVTSIQADRLKYLHPGMDGDFECEVQVRAHGSVVPCTAHVDREADEMRLELKEPLSGVARGQAAVLYLPSPDELGDIVIGSGTICGTN from the coding sequence ATGCGAGTATTGGTTGCCATGTCCGGCGGCGTGGACTCATCGGTTGCCGCCGCGCGTGCAGTAGAAGCCGGCCACGAGGTGATTGGCGTTCACCTCGCCCTGCACAAAGACGCGCAGCAGACCAGGGAAAAAGCCCGCGGATGCTGCTCATTGGAGGATTCGGCCGATGCCCGCCGCATCTGCGATAAGCTGGGCATTCCCTTTTATGTCTGGGACTTTTCGGAAGAATTCAAAGAAGAGGTCATCACGGACTTCGTGGATTCCTACGCCCGCGGCGAGACGCCCAATCCCTGCCTGCGCTGCAACGAGAAGATAAAGTTCCGGGCGCTGCTGCAAAAGGGCATGGCGCTTGGCTTCGATGCGGTTGCGACGGGCCACTACGCCACTATCGACGAGGACGGCTATATGCGCCGCTCCTTGGATGAGAAGAAGGATCAGTCTTATGTGCTCGGCGTGATTTCGGCCGAGGAGTTGGAGCACTGCTTTTTCCCCATCGGCGATACCCCCAAGCCGCAGATCCGTGAAGAGGCTGCCGCGCACGGTTTTTCCACCGCGAAGAAGCCGGATTCCTATGACATCTGTTTCATTCCAGACGGAAATACGCAGGCCTTTTTGGGCGCACGCATTGGGCTGCGCCCCGGCATGATCGTGGACCAAGAGGGTACGGAGCTCAAGGAGCACGATGGCGCGTGGAACTACACCATCGGCCAGCGTAAGGGCTTGGACATTAAGGCGCCGGCTGCCGACGGTCGCCCTCGCTACGTCACCGATATTGATGCTGCTACCGGCACGGTTACCGTCGGTGCCCGCGAGGACCTGGCCGTGACCTCTATCCAGGCCGATCGCCTGAAGTACCTCCACCCAGGCATGGATGGGGATTTCGAATGCGAGGTTCAGGTGCGCGCACACGGCTCCGTGGTGCCCTGTACCGCCCACGTTGATCGCGAGGCGGACGAAATGCGCCTCGAACTCAAGGAGCCGCTATCTGGTGTTGCCCGCGGCCAAGCGGCGGTGCTGTACTTGCCTTCGCCGGACGAGCTGGGAGACATCGTCATCGGCTCCGGCACCATCTGCGGAACTAATTAA
- a CDS encoding PH domain-containing protein codes for MGVEKYSGWTFYNECEIPQDISTVLAEQEYPVCAFKTVRDAAVFTNRRLIIRDAQGLTGKKVEMYSLPYSSITMWSTENAGKLLDFNAELQLWTKAGEFKINIGPNIDVRALDRLIANCVLN; via the coding sequence ATGGGCGTGGAAAAATACTCCGGCTGGACCTTCTACAACGAGTGCGAAATCCCTCAGGACATTTCCACCGTCTTGGCCGAACAGGAATATCCTGTCTGCGCCTTCAAGACCGTCCGTGATGCCGCCGTATTTACCAATAGGCGCCTCATCATCCGCGACGCGCAAGGCCTTACAGGCAAAAAGGTGGAGATGTACTCCCTGCCCTATTCCTCCATCACCATGTGGTCCACGGAAAACGCCGGAAAGCTCCTTGACTTCAATGCCGAACTGCAGCTGTGGACCAAGGCCGGCGAATTCAAAATCAATATTGGACCCAATATCGATGTCCGAGCGCTAGATCGGCTCATCGCCAACTGCGTGCTTAATTAG
- a CDS encoding methionine synthase: MDAFGLGPMPGYSMSEAADIVMGETGGLPHLPQLPDRGIHAGAIGRTAGLLEAVSIDRGPRSWVLRDRPQLISHRIGDQMSRDLDEIQEVWGESVPRVKVQAVGPWSLAAAVELGNGHRAITDSGAFRDLCGALLAGIQGHKAQVAQRFGADVRVQLDEPLLADVLSGTLPGTTDFDTIRAVPADQVNATLAEFGADYLRLRDPLWEVAAKTVLLDFAGLASSEHLDGLGQWIDGGARVGLGVAGQDARTEAISIAQHFDRMGLSRERIPGQVDIFPWPVEKAAHSYSFAAEMAGILIRDAGDL; the protein is encoded by the coding sequence ATGGACGCTTTTGGCTTAGGCCCTATGCCGGGATACTCCATGAGTGAGGCTGCGGACATCGTGATGGGGGAGACGGGTGGTCTCCCGCACCTTCCGCAATTGCCGGACCGCGGGATTCACGCTGGGGCCATTGGGCGAACAGCGGGCTTGTTGGAAGCAGTCTCCATTGACCGCGGACCACGATCGTGGGTACTCAGGGATCGGCCGCAGCTCATCTCGCATCGGATCGGTGACCAGATGAGCCGGGACCTGGATGAGATTCAGGAGGTGTGGGGCGAGTCAGTTCCGCGCGTCAAGGTCCAAGCGGTAGGCCCGTGGAGTTTGGCGGCCGCTGTGGAGCTAGGAAACGGGCACCGCGCGATTACTGATTCGGGTGCTTTCCGGGACCTGTGTGGTGCACTATTGGCCGGAATTCAGGGACACAAGGCACAGGTGGCACAGCGCTTTGGGGCAGACGTGCGAGTGCAGCTGGACGAGCCCCTGCTTGCCGACGTCCTTTCGGGCACCCTTCCAGGCACCACCGATTTCGATACGATTAGGGCTGTTCCCGCAGACCAGGTCAATGCGACACTGGCGGAGTTTGGCGCGGACTACCTTCGGCTTCGCGATCCATTATGGGAAGTGGCGGCGAAGACGGTGCTGCTCGATTTTGCTGGTCTAGCCTCGTCCGAGCATCTCGATGGCTTGGGGCAGTGGATTGATGGCGGAGCTCGCGTCGGATTGGGCGTGGCAGGGCAAGACGCTCGCACGGAGGCTATTTCTATTGCACAGCACTTCGACCGCATGGGATTGTCGCGGGAGCGAATCCCAGGGCAGGTTGATATCTTCCCGTGGCCGGTGGAAAAGGCCGCGCACAGCTACTCCTTTGCTGCTGAGATGGCGGGCATCCTCATCCGCGACGCCGGCGATCTTTAA
- a CDS encoding ATP-binding protein, with amino-acid sequence MDNPFRPTFGAPPLFWVGRGVVLDSFRTALDGSAGNASRSMVLSGARGIGKTVLINELEDIAEARGWVTLRASGRSTMVEELVNTTIPRLLERLSPSDKKKVSRIGIGGVGSIGFDHQKEDRFTPTLNTRLRELSAELRGTGILLTIDEVQDADVEELTTIAVAYQDLVRDEIDIALVAAGLPQGVNHLLDLPGVTFLRRAQKFVLGPLSPANAERALEHTASGSGLEFSHEAITDAAALTRGYPYLVQLVGSLAWERSRRNQESGISQQTIATIAPDAISIMGAQVHQPATLALPPAQREFLEAMAAVEVEGIAAIADIAGHMDRTVRSLSATRQRLIDADLIEPTAHGKLRYVIPYMGEYFTTTDSRGRVD; translated from the coding sequence ATGGACAATCCATTCCGCCCGACATTCGGCGCCCCTCCCCTGTTCTGGGTCGGCCGCGGCGTCGTGCTCGATAGTTTCCGCACCGCCCTCGATGGTTCGGCAGGCAATGCCTCCCGTTCCATGGTGCTAAGCGGCGCTAGGGGCATCGGCAAAACGGTCCTCATCAACGAGTTGGAAGACATTGCTGAAGCGCGCGGTTGGGTAACGCTACGCGCCTCCGGGCGCTCCACCATGGTGGAGGAACTGGTCAACACCACGATTCCGAGGCTTCTCGAGCGGCTTTCGCCCAGCGATAAGAAGAAGGTCAGCCGCATCGGCATCGGCGGCGTAGGATCGATTGGCTTCGACCACCAGAAGGAAGACCGCTTCACCCCCACGTTGAATACTCGCCTACGCGAGCTTTCCGCCGAGCTAAGGGGAACCGGAATCCTCCTGACCATCGACGAGGTTCAAGACGCCGACGTCGAAGAGCTCACCACCATCGCCGTGGCCTACCAAGACTTGGTGCGCGATGAAATCGATATCGCCTTGGTGGCCGCTGGCCTGCCGCAGGGGGTCAACCACTTGCTGGACCTGCCCGGGGTCACCTTCCTGCGCCGGGCCCAGAAATTCGTGCTCGGCCCCTTGTCGCCGGCCAATGCCGAGCGGGCGCTCGAGCATACAGCCTCGGGCTCAGGTCTGGAGTTTAGCCACGAAGCGATTACGGACGCCGCCGCGCTCACCCGCGGCTACCCCTACCTCGTGCAATTGGTGGGCTCGCTGGCCTGGGAGCGCAGTCGCCGGAACCAGGAAAGCGGCATTTCCCAGCAGACAATTGCCACCATCGCCCCTGATGCAATATCGATCATGGGCGCGCAGGTGCACCAACCTGCGACGCTAGCCCTGCCGCCGGCGCAGCGGGAGTTCCTGGAAGCGATGGCCGCAGTCGAAGTCGAAGGCATCGCCGCCATCGCAGACATCGCGGGCCACATGGACCGGACGGTGCGCTCCTTATCGGCCACCCGCCAGCGGCTTATCGACGCCGACCTCATCGAACCCACCGCACATGGCAAGCTGCGCTACGTCATCCCCTATATGGGCGAATACTTCACCACCACGGATAGCCGCGGTCGCGTTGATTAA
- a CDS encoding 3'-5' exonuclease: MNFDASRMLAFDLETTSANPKEARIVTSALVRIDGRDVQKVEHLADPGIEIPQEATNVHGITTEKARAEGRPHEEVLKDTVDAIKAAWEDGLTLIVYNAAFDLTVLRSLTGDFTVTGPVYDPYVIDRVSDKWRKGKRTLGAVCEHYGVELGNAHEATADALAAARVAWKQVRQHYPNLAQMDENELMEFQAVKWYEDRVAFKKYLEGKGRDASDVSTAWPLIG; encoded by the coding sequence ATGAATTTCGACGCCTCCCGCATGCTCGCCTTCGACCTTGAGACCACCTCGGCCAACCCTAAAGAAGCTCGCATTGTTACCTCTGCCCTAGTCCGCATTGACGGCCGCGATGTGCAAAAAGTAGAGCACCTTGCCGATCCCGGAATCGAAATTCCGCAGGAAGCGACCAATGTCCATGGAATTACTACGGAAAAGGCTCGCGCCGAGGGCCGCCCGCACGAGGAGGTGCTGAAGGATACGGTCGACGCAATCAAGGCCGCATGGGAGGATGGCCTCACGCTGATCGTCTACAACGCAGCATTTGATCTCACCGTCTTGCGCAGCCTGACCGGAGATTTTACGGTGACCGGACCGGTCTATGACCCATACGTGATTGACCGTGTCAGCGATAAGTGGCGTAAAGGAAAACGCACCCTCGGCGCCGTGTGCGAGCACTACGGCGTTGAGCTTGGCAATGCTCACGAAGCTACTGCCGACGCCCTCGCGGCCGCCCGCGTGGCTTGGAAGCAGGTTCGCCAGCACTACCCCAACCTGGCGCAGATGGATGAAAATGAGCTCATGGAGTTCCAAGCCGTCAAGTGGTACGAGGACCGCGTCGCCTTCAAAAAGTACTTGGAAGGCAAGGGCCGCGATGCCTCGGATGTCTCGACCGCGTGGCCGCTAATCGGATAA
- the ligA gene encoding NAD-dependent DNA ligase LigA produces the protein MGSVTNPVDLHREWNDLAQEVRRHRNLYYNGEPAIPDADFDALFQRLLALEEEHPELAVPDSPTQQVGAAPSAGEDIEHLERMMSLDNVFSAGEMQDWLDRTPAKTYLTELKIDGLSIDLVYRNGRLTTAATRGDGTVGEEITANARVIEDIPHELTGTAEYPVPELIEIRGEVYMRPEDFEEINEERAADGKDKFANPRNAAAGGLRMKDPAEVKKRRLKMVCHGLGAREGFSPTSQHDAYKAIAAWGLPVSPYTKQVYSAKEVQDEVAHWAEHRHDAIFEMDGLVVKVDDLASQRALGATSRAPRWAIAYKYPPEEVTTKLKNIEVGVGRTGRVTPYAVMEPVFVSGSTVEMATLHNQSEVKRKGVLIGDTVIIRKAGEIIPEVLGPVREQRDGSEHEWTFPENCPACGTKLAPQKDGDADWRCPNTQSCPAQLSARLEYLASRKALDIEALGEKGAMDLIDNGILVDESELFELTAEKLLASDVYTAKKDTKDKRSKKEGNVKVNTAGQNLLNNLEEVKGRDFWRVLVSLSIRHVGPIAARALASRYGSMDKLRAAKTEELAEVDGVGMTIAQSFHDWFEVDWHRTIVDKWAAAGVAMEVAAEDHKEQTLEGLTIVVTGSLENFTRDSAKEAIVSRGGKATGSVSKKTSYLVAGEKAGSKEDKARELEIPILNESQFQQLLETGEA, from the coding sequence TTGGGCAGCGTGACTAATCCAGTTGATCTGCACCGTGAATGGAATGACCTCGCGCAGGAAGTGCGCCGCCACCGCAACCTGTACTACAACGGTGAGCCGGCTATTCCCGACGCCGACTTTGATGCACTTTTTCAGCGCCTTCTTGCGCTAGAAGAAGAGCACCCAGAGCTTGCCGTGCCTGATTCGCCCACCCAGCAGGTGGGTGCTGCCCCGAGCGCCGGCGAGGATATTGAGCACCTTGAGCGCATGATGAGCTTGGACAATGTTTTTAGCGCTGGCGAGATGCAGGATTGGTTGGATAGAACACCGGCAAAAACTTATCTCACCGAGCTCAAGATTGATGGCTTGTCTATCGACTTGGTTTATCGCAATGGGCGCTTGACCACCGCTGCTACTCGTGGCGACGGCACGGTGGGCGAGGAGATCACCGCCAATGCCCGCGTAATCGAGGATATTCCGCACGAGCTTACGGGAACTGCTGAATACCCTGTCCCGGAGCTTATCGAGATCCGTGGCGAGGTATATATGCGCCCCGAGGATTTCGAGGAGATCAATGAGGAACGCGCGGCTGATGGCAAGGATAAATTTGCCAACCCGCGTAATGCCGCGGCCGGTGGACTTCGCATGAAGGACCCCGCCGAGGTGAAAAAGCGCCGCCTGAAGATGGTGTGCCACGGCTTGGGCGCGCGCGAGGGATTTTCGCCCACCTCACAGCACGATGCCTATAAGGCGATTGCGGCTTGGGGACTGCCCGTTTCCCCGTATACCAAGCAGGTGTACTCGGCCAAAGAGGTTCAGGACGAGGTGGCGCACTGGGCAGAACACCGCCACGACGCCATCTTTGAAATGGATGGTCTCGTGGTCAAGGTGGATGATTTGGCGTCGCAGCGAGCGCTGGGTGCGACTTCCCGCGCACCGCGCTGGGCCATTGCCTACAAGTATCCGCCGGAGGAAGTGACCACGAAGCTCAAAAACATTGAGGTGGGTGTTGGTCGCACCGGGCGAGTAACCCCGTACGCAGTGATGGAGCCAGTCTTCGTTTCCGGATCTACGGTGGAGATGGCTACCCTGCACAACCAATCCGAGGTCAAGCGCAAGGGCGTGCTCATCGGGGATACCGTCATCATCCGTAAGGCGGGCGAAATTATTCCGGAGGTCCTTGGGCCGGTGCGCGAGCAGCGCGATGGTAGCGAGCATGAGTGGACCTTCCCGGAGAACTGTCCTGCGTGCGGCACGAAATTGGCCCCACAGAAGGACGGCGACGCCGATTGGCGTTGCCCCAATACACAGTCCTGTCCGGCGCAGCTCTCGGCACGCCTGGAGTATCTGGCTTCCCGCAAGGCGCTGGATATTGAGGCCTTGGGCGAAAAGGGCGCGATGGATCTGATCGACAACGGCATCCTCGTCGATGAGTCGGAGCTTTTTGAGCTCACCGCGGAAAAGCTATTGGCCTCAGATGTCTATACCGCAAAGAAGGACACCAAAGACAAGCGCTCCAAGAAGGAGGGCAACGTCAAGGTCAATACGGCAGGTCAGAACTTGCTAAACAACCTGGAGGAGGTCAAGGGTCGCGACTTTTGGCGAGTCTTGGTCTCGCTGTCCATACGACACGTGGGCCCGATTGCGGCTCGGGCGCTTGCCTCCCGCTATGGATCCATGGATAAGCTGCGCGCTGCGAAGACGGAGGAGCTTGCAGAGGTCGATGGCGTCGGCATGACCATCGCGCAATCCTTCCACGATTGGTTCGAGGTGGATTGGCATCGCACGATTGTGGACAAATGGGCTGCTGCGGGCGTGGCCATGGAGGTAGCGGCCGAGGACCACAAGGAGCAGACCCTTGAGGGCTTGACCATTGTGGTTACCGGCAGCTTGGAAAACTTCACCAGGGATTCCGCGAAAGAAGCGATTGTCTCTCGCGGCGGCAAGGCTACCGGTTCGGTGTCGAAGAAAACTTCGTACCTCGTTGCCGGCGAAAAGGCTGGCTCGAAGGAGGATAAAGCTCGTGAGCTAGAAATCCCGATTCTCAACGAGTCGCAATTCCAGCAACTACTGGAGACCGGAGAAGCCTAA
- a CDS encoding amino acid-binding ACT domain protein: MSFLIRVLLPDAPGSLGQLADAFGLVDGNIQSVDIVENFPDGTVMDDIVIELPQGAMADVLITAASSVDGVEIDSIRPFSGRVDRRGQIELLARVANATNVTAAMEEVVAAIPKALTSTWCIVIDNNEPIRRLASSNAAPEDDGTVPHDIEVESARVLHPERDEWVPESWSLLDSALAAAPLGDTGLVIAMGRTGGPDYLASEVEHLGHIGTILGSFLK; the protein is encoded by the coding sequence ATGTCCTTTTTGATCCGTGTACTGCTCCCCGATGCCCCTGGCAGCCTGGGCCAGCTTGCCGACGCCTTTGGACTCGTCGACGGCAATATCCAATCGGTCGACATCGTAGAAAACTTCCCCGATGGTACCGTTATGGATGACATCGTCATTGAGCTACCCCAAGGCGCCATGGCCGATGTGCTTATCACCGCCGCCTCCTCCGTCGACGGTGTGGAAATTGACTCCATCCGCCCGTTTAGCGGCCGGGTAGACCGCCGCGGCCAGATCGAGCTGCTCGCGCGTGTAGCTAATGCCACCAATGTCACTGCGGCCATGGAAGAGGTCGTCGCGGCCATCCCGAAGGCACTCACCTCCACCTGGTGCATCGTCATTGATAATAACGAGCCTATCCGCCGCCTGGCCTCCTCCAACGCCGCCCCGGAAGATGACGGCACCGTTCCTCACGACATTGAGGTCGAAAGCGCCCGCGTCCTCCACCCCGAGCGCGACGAGTGGGTGCCAGAAAGCTGGTCCCTGCTTGACTCCGCACTCGCCGCCGCCCCACTCGGCGATACCGGATTGGTCATCGCCATGGGGCGAACCGGCGGCCCTGACTACCTCGCCTCCGAGGTCGAGCACTTGGGCCACATCGGCACTATCTTGGGCAGCTTCCTCAAGTAA
- the gatC gene encoding Asp-tRNA(Asn)/Glu-tRNA(Gln) amidotransferase subunit GatC, producing MQIKDGVRVSEISRDEVAHLAKLSRLALSEEELAQFATQIDEIVDSVSAVGNVDTEGVEPMSHPHSVDAPMREDVIVRTLTAEQALDQAPAVEDERFVVPQILGGE from the coding sequence ATGCAGATAAAGGATGGAGTTCGCGTGTCTGAGATTTCGCGTGATGAGGTAGCCCACCTCGCCAAGCTTTCCCGCCTGGCCCTCAGTGAGGAAGAGCTAGCCCAGTTTGCAACGCAGATTGATGAAATTGTTGATTCCGTTTCCGCTGTAGGAAACGTGGATACCGAGGGTGTGGAGCCGATGAGTCACCCGCACTCCGTGGACGCCCCGATGCGCGAGGACGTTATTGTGCGCACCCTTACTGCAGAACAGGCTTTGGATCAGGCGCCGGCCGTAGAAGATGAGCGCTTCGTTGTGCCACAGATTTTGGGAGGAGAATAA
- the gatA gene encoding Asp-tRNA(Asn)/Glu-tRNA(Gln) amidotransferase subunit GatA produces the protein MSNLTVPAEGLISLTAAELAEKIHSREITSREVTQAFLDRIAETNEELNSFLHVGAEEALAAADAVDKALDAGEEPASGLAGVPLALKDLLVTTDAPTTAASKMLEGYVSPYDATVTKRLREAGIPILGKTNLDEFAMGSSNENSAFGPAHNPYDTERTPGGSGGGTAAALASGQAPLGIGTDTGGSIRQPAALTNTVGVKPTYGTVSRYGLIAAASSLDQAGPCGRTVLDTALLHEVIAGHDAFDATSVDKPVAPVVAAAREGANGDLSGVKVGLIKQFERDGWQEGVMENYHAAVEQLREQGAEIIEVDCPHFDDALAAYYLIMPCEVSSNLARFDGMRYGLRAGDDGSHSAEQVMSQSRAEGFGPEVKRRIMLGTYALSVGYYDAYYLQAQRVRTLIAQDFARAFEQVDVLVSPTTPTTAFKLGEKAEDPMAMYNFDLCTLPLNLAGLCGMSVPSGLASDTNLPTGLQIMAPAFEDDRLYKVGAAYEAGRDK, from the coding sequence ATGTCTAACCTGACCGTTCCTGCGGAGGGCTTGATCTCCCTGACCGCCGCCGAGTTGGCGGAAAAGATTCACTCCCGCGAAATTACCTCCCGCGAGGTTACTCAGGCCTTCCTGGATCGCATCGCAGAGACCAATGAGGAGCTTAATTCCTTCCTGCACGTGGGGGCGGAAGAAGCCCTCGCGGCTGCCGACGCCGTGGATAAGGCCCTCGATGCCGGCGAAGAGCCTGCTTCTGGTCTGGCAGGCGTGCCCCTGGCGCTGAAGGATTTGCTCGTTACCACCGATGCGCCGACCACCGCAGCGTCCAAGATGCTGGAAGGCTACGTTTCTCCCTACGACGCCACCGTGACCAAGCGTCTGCGCGAGGCCGGAATTCCCATCCTGGGCAAGACCAACCTGGATGAGTTTGCCATGGGTTCTTCTAATGAGAACTCTGCCTTTGGTCCGGCTCATAACCCTTATGACACCGAGCGCACTCCGGGTGGTTCTGGTGGCGGCACCGCTGCCGCACTCGCCTCCGGGCAGGCGCCACTCGGCATTGGTACCGATACCGGCGGCTCCATCCGCCAGCCAGCCGCGCTGACCAACACTGTGGGTGTAAAGCCCACCTATGGCACCGTGTCTCGCTATGGCCTTATTGCTGCCGCATCCTCCCTGGATCAGGCTGGCCCCTGTGGCCGTACCGTCCTCGACACCGCGCTCCTGCACGAGGTCATTGCTGGCCACGATGCTTTCGATGCGACCTCCGTGGATAAGCCGGTAGCACCGGTTGTCGCCGCCGCACGCGAAGGTGCCAACGGTGACCTCTCTGGTGTCAAGGTGGGCCTCATTAAGCAGTTTGAGCGCGATGGCTGGCAGGAAGGCGTGATGGAGAACTACCACGCCGCCGTTGAGCAGCTGCGCGAGCAGGGTGCGGAGATCATCGAGGTAGATTGCCCGCATTTCGATGACGCCTTGGCAGCGTACTACCTGATCATGCCGTGTGAGGTCTCGTCCAACCTGGCACGCTTCGATGGCATGCGTTATGGCCTGCGTGCGGGCGATGACGGCTCCCACTCCGCGGAGCAGGTCATGTCCCAGTCCCGTGCGGAGGGCTTTGGCCCCGAGGTCAAGCGCCGCATCATGCTGGGCACCTATGCGCTGTCCGTTGGCTACTACGACGCCTACTATTTGCAGGCGCAGCGCGTGCGTACCCTCATTGCACAGGACTTTGCCCGCGCCTTCGAGCAGGTCGACGTGCTCGTTTCCCCGACCACCCCGACTACCGCATTCAAGCTGGGGGAGAAGGCCGAGGATCCGATGGCAATGTATAACTTTGACCTGTGCACCCTGCCGCTGAACCTGGCCGGCCTGTGTGGCATGTCTGTGCCCTCCGGTTTGGCCAGCGATACCAACCTGCCCACCGGTTTGCAGATCATGGCTCCGGCTTTCGAGGATGACCGCCTCTACAAGGTGGGCGCTGCCTACGAGGCCGGCCGCGATAAGTAA
- a CDS encoding META domain-containing protein, whose protein sequence is MHFKKTALFSLSAAALMGAGAANAAQVPDIDPGFSMTAPTQSDLISSLPEGAEKLEPHVEGQTITGELHSVKEDGKLSVTFAKDRTLVVNDGCNIYTTTYEVAKDGTISVGEFNSTRAACDEHTQQLSDALRGLLDSNPSFYNLPGGTVALGSEDAAVEFTVAK, encoded by the coding sequence ATGCATTTCAAAAAGACCGCACTATTTTCGTTGTCCGCCGCTGCACTGATGGGCGCTGGTGCCGCCAACGCCGCGCAGGTCCCCGACATCGATCCGGGGTTTAGCATGACCGCGCCGACTCAGTCTGACCTGATTTCTTCGCTCCCAGAGGGCGCCGAGAAGCTGGAGCCTCACGTGGAGGGCCAGACTATCACCGGCGAGCTCCACTCCGTCAAGGAAGATGGCAAGCTGAGCGTCACCTTTGCCAAGGACCGCACCTTGGTAGTCAATGATGGTTGCAATATCTACACCACTACCTACGAGGTGGCTAAGGACGGCACTATCAGCGTGGGCGAGTTCAACTCCACCCGTGCGGCCTGCGACGAGCATACGCAGCAGCTTTCCGACGCCCTTCGTGGCCTCCTCGACTCCAACCCCTCCTTCTATAACCTCCCCGGCGGCACCGTTGCCTTGGGTAGCGAGGATGCGGCGGTTGAGTTCACTGTGGCCAAGTAG